In Deltaproteobacteria bacterium, the following proteins share a genomic window:
- a CDS encoding aconitase X catalytic domain-containing protein gives MYLTDQEKRILDGRHGEARRMALSILVDLGELFGAEEMMAVSQVHIDSSVYMVDAGIEFAQRMVELGGRVAVPTSLNISAVDFERWKEYRVSAALLEKSRSLERAYLEMGAAPTWTCAPYQQGMIPRFGEQIAWGESNAIAFANSVIGARTNRYGDLVDVCAAIVGRVPRFGLHLSENRKAEVLIRLKGISGEMFCDRSIYPLLGFLLGEIAGDRIAAMEGIPRDVDVDSLKGFSAAAASSGAVGLFHLIGVTPEAQTSEMCFQGAKPAEVVEITAGMVQDAEERLWTARGERVDLVALGCPHFSFMEFRELARLVGGRRIHPSVVFWVFTSRTVYGWVRGSGLLEDLGRAGIGVFTDGCPLQIPTDSWNFRVMMTNSAKSANYCYSQTGLDVAYGNLEDCVETAVHGRIRRGRPKWR, from the coding sequence ATGTACTTGACAGACCAGGAGAAGCGGATTCTCGACGGCAGGCATGGGGAAGCACGGCGCATGGCCCTCTCGATCCTGGTGGACCTCGGGGAACTGTTCGGTGCGGAGGAGATGATGGCCGTCTCTCAGGTCCACATAGACAGCTCGGTCTATATGGTGGATGCAGGGATCGAGTTTGCCCAACGGATGGTGGAGCTGGGAGGCAGGGTAGCGGTTCCCACTTCCCTCAATATCAGTGCCGTCGATTTCGAGAGATGGAAGGAGTACCGGGTTTCGGCGGCACTTCTGGAAAAGAGCAGGAGCCTTGAAAGGGCCTATCTGGAGATGGGGGCTGCTCCGACCTGGACCTGTGCCCCCTACCAGCAGGGGATGATCCCGCGGTTCGGCGAGCAGATCGCCTGGGGCGAATCCAATGCCATCGCCTTTGCCAACTCGGTCATCGGGGCCAGGACAAACCGGTATGGAGACCTCGTGGACGTCTGTGCCGCCATCGTGGGCCGGGTCCCCAGATTCGGGCTCCACCTTTCCGAAAACCGGAAGGCCGAGGTGCTTATCCGCCTGAAGGGTATCTCGGGGGAGATGTTCTGCGACAGGTCGATCTATCCCCTCCTGGGCTTCCTGCTGGGGGAGATAGCCGGGGACAGGATTGCCGCCATGGAGGGGATTCCCAGGGATGTGGACGTGGACAGCCTGAAAGGCTTCAGCGCCGCTGCGGCCTCTTCCGGGGCAGTGGGTCTCTTCCACTTGATCGGCGTGACACCGGAAGCCCAGACATCGGAGATGTGCTTCCAGGGGGCGAAACCGGCTGAGGTGGTCGAGATCACGGCCGGGATGGTTCAAGACGCGGAGGAGAGGCTCTGGACTGCCAGGGGAGAGAGGGTGGACCTGGTGGCCCTCGGCTGCCCCCATTTCTCTTTCATGGAGTTCAGGGAGTTGGCCCGGCTGGTAGGAGGGAGGAGGATCCATCCCTCCGTTGTTTTCTGGGTCTTTACGAGTCGAACGGTCTACGGGTGGGTGAGAGGGAGCGGGCTGCTCGAGGATCTGGGCCGGGCCGGAATAGGGGTTTTCACCGACGGCTGTCCCTTGCAGATCCCCACTGATTCGTGGAACTTCCGTGTCATGATGACCAACTCGGCCAAATCCGCCAACTACTGTTATTCTCAGACAGGGCTTGACGTGGCCTATGGAAATCTGGAAGACTGTGTCGAAACAGCCGTTCATGGTAGAATCCGCAGGGGGCGGCCCAAATGGAGATGA
- a CDS encoding branched-chain amino acid ABC transporter permease, whose protein sequence is MPFTQIILNSIIRGSQLGLLAIGVTMIFAILRFANFAHGEFAVVGAYLAFLLSVTLGLNFFAAVVLAMGLTGAIGVLSDQLIFRRLREAGGLILLIASMGLSITLRHVVSAVWGTDPLSYRGALGKTYTFMGARITSTQLLILLVAGVAVFSFHLLLHKTRLGKAMRALSDNSSLAQARGIDVEKIIKWVWFICACYAGLGGILIAWETLLWPELGFQILLPVFCAAILGGIGNVYGALVGAMILGFAENVGLFFDWSNLIGFFGLFHVGRPIQIPTGYKYAITFGILVVVLIFMPTGILKGQKGD, encoded by the coding sequence ATGCCCTTTACTCAGATCATTCTGAACAGCATAATCCGGGGATCTCAGCTCGGTTTGCTCGCTATCGGGGTCACCATGATCTTTGCCATCCTCCGATTTGCGAACTTTGCCCATGGCGAATTCGCTGTTGTCGGTGCGTATCTGGCCTTTCTGCTCAGTGTGACCCTGGGGCTCAACTTCTTTGCAGCAGTGGTTCTGGCCATGGGCTTGACCGGGGCGATCGGGGTGTTGAGCGACCAGCTCATATTCAGGAGGCTCCGCGAGGCGGGCGGTTTGATCCTTCTCATCGCTTCCATGGGACTCTCCATAACCCTGCGGCACGTGGTGAGCGCGGTCTGGGGTACGGATCCCCTGAGCTACCGGGGGGCCCTGGGAAAGACCTATACCTTCATGGGGGCGCGGATTACTTCGACCCAACTGCTCATCCTACTTGTCGCAGGGGTTGCTGTCTTTTCTTTCCACCTCCTCTTGCACAAGACCAGACTCGGCAAGGCGATGCGCGCCCTTTCGGACAACTCTTCCCTCGCCCAGGCCCGGGGGATCGACGTGGAGAAGATCATCAAGTGGGTCTGGTTTATCTGTGCCTGTTATGCCGGGCTCGGTGGGATCCTCATTGCGTGGGAGACCCTGCTCTGGCCGGAGCTGGGTTTTCAGATCCTGCTTCCGGTCTTCTGCGCAGCCATACTGGGAGGCATTGGAAACGTGTACGGCGCCCTGGTGGGAGCCATGATCCTTGGCTTTGCCGAAAACGTGGGCCTGTTTTTCGACTGGTCGAACCTCATAGGGTTCTTCGGCCTCTTCCACGTGGGGAGGCCCATCCAGATTCCTACGGGCTACAAGTACGCGATCACTTTTGGGATTCTTGTTGTCGTCCTGATCTTCATGCCCACGGGAATCCTGAAGGGACAGAAAGGGGACTAG
- a CDS encoding amino acid ABC transporter ATP-binding protein encodes MKIEVKKVNKYFGKLHVLKDLDLTVGAGEKLIVIGPSGCGKSTLLFCLNALEPIQSGDIVVGGTSIVNSNRKTLRRIRQKIGIVFQQFNLFPHYTAYENVELALRIVLHLDPEEARQRTLSVLDKVGLSDKIDNYPSQLSGGQQQRVAIARALVMEPEVLLLDEITSALDPELTGEVLDVVEKLSKEKEITIIFVTHEILFARKVADRVIFMDGGVIVEEGPPDILLLKPRMERTKRFLSKVTQHLSGEESSVSR; translated from the coding sequence ATGAAAATTGAGGTCAAGAAAGTCAACAAGTATTTCGGAAAGCTCCATGTGCTGAAGGACCTCGACTTGACCGTGGGGGCGGGCGAAAAGCTCATCGTCATCGGACCCAGTGGATGCGGGAAGTCCACGCTGCTTTTCTGTCTCAACGCACTGGAACCGATCCAGAGCGGAGACATAGTCGTTGGAGGAACCTCCATCGTGAACTCCAACCGCAAGACGCTGCGTAGAATCAGACAGAAAATCGGCATCGTGTTCCAGCAGTTCAACCTGTTTCCCCACTACACGGCATATGAAAACGTGGAGTTGGCCCTCAGGATCGTACTCCATCTCGATCCTGAAGAGGCAAGACAGAGGACGTTGAGTGTCCTTGACAAGGTGGGGCTGTCCGACAAGATCGACAACTACCCCTCGCAGCTTTCCGGGGGACAGCAGCAGAGGGTCGCCATCGCCAGGGCACTCGTCATGGAACCCGAAGTCCTCTTGCTGGACGAAATCACTTCTGCCCTTGACCCGGAACTGACCGGGGAGGTCCTGGACGTGGTGGAGAAGCTCTCCAAGGAAAAGGAGATCACGATTATCTTTGTAACTCATGAAATACTCTTCGCCCGCAAGGTGGCCGATCGGGTGATCTTCATGGACGGCGGTGTAATCGTCGAAGAGGGACCGCCGGATATCCTGCTGCTCAAACCGCGAATGGAACGAACCAAGAGGTTCCTGAGCAAGGTGACCCAACACCTCAGCGGGGAGGAAAGCTCTGTGAGTAGGTGA
- a CDS encoding transporter substrate-binding domain-containing protein, whose protein sequence is MRRFHGTMVGLLCLVFLVAGMVPIASAEHQSLLDEVQKRGVLRVGCMLDFPPLGWRDEKGNPKGFNVRLAEEMAKALGVKLEIIETVSANRIPALVAKRIDVSSAGLTITTERAKAVDFTIPDRRGAMFVLTHADSPIKTLDDCKDYKIGTVRGTTPEIYFLNYFKDKGIKIDYISYDSNADQLLALKQKKVDAIAETDIWFGEVMAKFPGKFKIVRPGYFNEWTGLAVRHGDFTWLHWINTWLWDMHITGKIKQLHKEFNMPYIPVKPAYE, encoded by the coding sequence ATGAGAAGATTTCACGGGACAATGGTCGGTCTGTTGTGTCTTGTCTTCTTGGTAGCAGGGATGGTCCCTATTGCTTCTGCCGAGCACCAGAGCCTCCTGGACGAAGTACAGAAACGGGGCGTCCTGAGGGTCGGGTGCATGCTCGATTTTCCACCCCTGGGATGGAGAGACGAGAAGGGAAACCCCAAGGGTTTCAACGTGAGATTGGCCGAGGAGATGGCAAAGGCACTGGGGGTGAAGCTCGAGATCATAGAGACCGTCTCGGCCAACAGGATTCCGGCCCTTGTGGCCAAGCGGATAGATGTCAGCAGCGCCGGTCTCACAATAACCACGGAGAGGGCCAAGGCTGTCGATTTTACCATACCGGACAGAAGAGGAGCGATGTTCGTCCTGACCCATGCAGACAGCCCTATCAAGACACTCGACGACTGCAAGGATTACAAAATCGGTACCGTAAGAGGAACGACTCCTGAGATCTATTTCTTGAACTACTTCAAGGACAAGGGGATCAAAATCGACTACATCTCCTACGACAGCAATGCAGACCAGCTCCTTGCCTTGAAGCAGAAAAAGGTCGATGCCATAGCCGAAACAGACATCTGGTTCGGCGAGGTCATGGCCAAGTTCCCGGGAAAGTTCAAGATCGTTCGTCCCGGGTACTTCAACGAATGGACGGGGCTCGCAGTCAGGCACGGCGATTTCACCTGGCTCCACTGGATCAACACCTGGCTCTGGGACATGCATATCACAGGAAAAATAAAGCAACTCCACAAGGAATTTAACATGCCCTACATTCCCGTCAAACCGGCATACGAATAG
- a CDS encoding ABC transporter ATP-binding protein → MLEVKDICKSFGGIRALAGVSLEVERGSIVGLIGPNGSGKTTLFNIVSGFYPADSGEVRFKGEGIGHLPPYEVARRGVVRTFQVSKAPKQMTVLENMLLACDGQVGENVFGALLKGRRTRQQEGAQLERALSLLELTGIRHLANEYSGNLSGGQQKLLSLARILIRDPDLVLLDEPTAGVNPTLTKKFMGFIKELQAEQGKTFLLVEHDMNLISRVCDRVYVLDAGVKIAEGTPEEIQENQRVLEAYLGGRTKTVQMEGKGEPGV, encoded by the coding sequence ATGCTGGAGGTAAAGGATATCTGCAAGAGCTTCGGAGGCATACGGGCCCTGGCGGGGGTCTCTTTGGAGGTCGAGAGGGGATCCATCGTCGGGCTCATCGGCCCAAACGGATCGGGCAAGACTACTCTGTTCAACATCGTTTCGGGCTTTTATCCCGCCGATTCCGGGGAGGTCCGTTTCAAGGGTGAGGGGATAGGGCACCTTCCGCCTTATGAGGTTGCCAGAAGGGGAGTGGTCAGAACCTTCCAGGTGAGCAAGGCGCCCAAACAGATGACTGTCTTGGAAAACATGCTCCTTGCATGTGACGGGCAGGTGGGAGAGAACGTTTTCGGCGCCCTCTTGAAGGGGAGGCGGACCCGGCAGCAGGAGGGGGCGCAGCTCGAAAGGGCTCTTTCCCTCTTGGAACTCACGGGGATCAGGCATCTGGCCAACGAATACTCAGGAAATCTCTCAGGCGGCCAGCAGAAGCTGCTGTCCCTGGCCAGGATCCTCATCCGGGATCCTGATCTCGTTCTGCTCGACGAGCCCACCGCAGGGGTGAATCCGACCCTTACCAAGAAATTCATGGGATTCATCAAGGAACTCCAGGCCGAGCAGGGGAAGACCTTCCTTCTCGTCGAGCACGACATGAACCTCATCAGCCGGGTTTGCGACAGGGTCTATGTGCTCGATGCAGGGGTCAAGATTGCCGAGGGCACGCCCGAGGAGATCCAGGAGAACCAGAGGGTCCTGGAAGCCTATCTGGGGGGCAGGACAAAAACGGTGCAGATGGAAGGGAAGGGAGAACCCGGGGTATGA
- a CDS encoding DUF126 domain-containing protein → MEMRLRGYRVVSGRARGEVIVTSQPISFWGGVDPATGRVNDPRHELFGQSIAGRVLAFPFGKGSSTTSLIILELTRVGKAPAAIVNLRTEPILAAGPLVSRHFYGREIPVMTLDPEDFGKLRTGQHAEIDADASVLTIKD, encoded by the coding sequence ATGGAGATGAGACTGAGGGGATACCGTGTGGTCTCTGGAAGGGCGAGAGGTGAAGTGATCGTGACCTCACAGCCCATCAGCTTCTGGGGAGGGGTCGATCCTGCAACGGGGCGGGTCAATGATCCACGCCATGAGCTCTTCGGGCAATCGATTGCAGGCAGGGTGCTTGCCTTCCCCTTCGGCAAGGGGTCGAGTACGACCTCACTCATCATTCTCGAGTTGACGCGAGTGGGAAAGGCCCCGGCTGCCATCGTCAATCTGCGAACCGAACCTATCCTGGCGGCTGGTCCCTTGGTTAGCAGGCACTTCTACGGCAGGGAGATTCCTGTCATGACATTGGATCCGGAAGACTTTGGAAAACTCAGGACAGGACAGCATGCAGAGATCGATGCAGATGCATCTGTGTTGACCATAAAGGATTGA
- a CDS encoding dihydrodipicolinate synthase family protein, translating into MKELKGVCVALCTPFDESGEKLDETALRNHMDSMLEAGVHIILVCGGTGEFAYLRPEERKRIAEIASKHIDGRAGFMVQTSAINTADAIEFAKHAEGVGADALLILPPYFEGPNDDGVYYHFEKISEAINTPIMVYNIPECSGFDVTPALFKRLLEIDNVRYIKDSMNDLVRIQELLAVAGDRAGVFNGGDGITYFSLVAGCPGCVWGATNAMPKESVELYDLVVSGKLVEATALWKRMFPANLFFLTHVYNAAVKAATNLSGRKVGPCRKPVLPLTDSEMAELKEALKPLGI; encoded by the coding sequence ATGAAGGAACTGAAAGGAGTCTGCGTAGCACTGTGTACACCCTTTGATGAGAGCGGCGAGAAGCTTGATGAGACAGCCCTGAGAAACCACATGGACTCAATGCTCGAGGCTGGTGTCCACATAATTCTCGTGTGTGGCGGTACCGGCGAGTTTGCCTACCTGCGGCCCGAAGAGAGAAAACGAATCGCCGAGATCGCCTCCAAGCATATCGACGGCCGCGCCGGTTTCATGGTCCAGACATCGGCGATCAATACCGCGGATGCCATCGAGTTCGCCAAGCACGCCGAAGGGGTGGGAGCCGACGCGCTCCTTATCCTGCCGCCCTACTTCGAGGGACCAAACGACGACGGCGTGTACTATCACTTCGAAAAGATATCAGAAGCCATCAATACCCCCATCATGGTCTACAACATCCCGGAATGTTCGGGTTTTGACGTCACGCCTGCTCTGTTCAAGCGCCTCCTCGAGATCGATAACGTCCGGTACATAAAGGACAGCATGAACGACCTCGTGCGGATCCAGGAGTTGCTCGCCGTGGCGGGCGACAGGGCCGGGGTTTTCAACGGGGGTGACGGCATCACCTACTTCAGCCTCGTGGCAGGATGCCCCGGCTGCGTATGGGGGGCCACCAACGCCATGCCCAAGGAGTCTGTGGAGCTTTACGATCTCGTCGTCTCCGGAAAGCTCGTGGAGGCAACGGCCCTCTGGAAACGGATGTTCCCGGCCAACCTGTTTTTCCTGACCCATGTTTACAACGCCGCGGTCAAGGCCGCAACCAATCTGTCGGGTAGAAAAGTGGGGCCTTGCCGCAAACCTGTCCTGCCTCTCACCGACTCCGAGATGGCGGAACTGAAGGAGGCCCTGAAGCCTCTCGGCATCTGA
- a CDS encoding amino acid ABC transporter permease — protein MDYVFHFRSIWVNKHLFLSGALTTLQIALLGITIGIILGTIGAVSRNSKNGAARFLSSWYVEIIRNTPLLVQLYLWYFGLGALHVDLSPFLCVIIALGVNNGGYLTEIIRAGIEAIKEEQRRAGISLGMSRLQVFRYVVIVPSMGIVFPALCNQFVISILASALAMIIGVRDLTYEAVYLQAHTFRSIETYIVVVIIYIVLSKGVVLLSDFLDRRIFKYKYV, from the coding sequence ATGGACTACGTCTTCCACTTCAGAAGCATATGGGTGAACAAGCACCTCTTCCTGAGCGGGGCTCTTACCACCCTGCAGATCGCTCTTTTGGGAATCACCATCGGGATCATTCTGGGAACAATCGGGGCGGTTTCCAGGAACTCCAAGAACGGCGCGGCCAGGTTTCTGTCTTCCTGGTATGTCGAAATCATCAGGAACACCCCCCTTCTGGTGCAGCTCTACCTGTGGTATTTCGGCCTTGGGGCACTCCATGTCGATCTTTCACCTTTCCTGTGCGTTATCATCGCCCTGGGTGTAAACAATGGCGGCTACCTCACAGAGATCATCAGGGCCGGGATTGAAGCGATCAAGGAAGAACAGAGGAGAGCGGGAATATCTTTGGGTATGAGCCGGCTGCAGGTTTTCCGTTACGTGGTCATTGTTCCTTCCATGGGGATCGTATTCCCGGCCCTTTGCAACCAGTTCGTCATCTCCATCCTGGCTTCTGCTCTGGCCATGATCATTGGAGTCAGGGATCTCACTTACGAGGCTGTCTACCTGCAGGCCCACACGTTTCGGTCTATAGAGACATACATCGTAGTCGTGATCATCTACATCGTCTTGTCAAAAGGGGTGGTTCTTCTTTCCGATTTCCTCGACAGGAGGATCTTCAAATACAAATACGTTTGA
- a CDS encoding 4-hydroxyproline epimerase — MRVGRIFSAIDTHTGGEPTRTIIGGLPHIPGRTVVEKMKYLRDHMDWIRTALMFEPRGHSVMSGAILTEPTHPEADIGVVFIETGGYLPMCGHDTIGVCTALVETGMVEVEEPVTHITLDTPAGLTRVRVDVEDGVAKAVTFRNIASFVFARDVEVDVPGLGKIKMDVSYGGNPYAIVPAASAGVEIRPENAGRLIEKGRMIRDAVNAQVRIQHPEKDFVNSCTHVEFYGEPTAADAHVKNAVFFADSGIDRSPCGTGTSAKVATLYAKGELKLNEEFVHESIIGSLFRARVVEETRVGPYPAVIPEVTGSAHITGINQLLIDPDDPHRNGFLLG; from the coding sequence ATGAGAGTGGGGCGGATCTTCTCGGCAATAGACACCCATACGGGTGGAGAGCCCACCAGGACCATCATCGGAGGCCTGCCCCATATCCCGGGCAGGACCGTAGTCGAGAAGATGAAGTACCTGAGAGATCACATGGACTGGATTCGGACTGCGTTGATGTTCGAACCCCGGGGCCACAGTGTCATGTCGGGCGCCATCCTGACTGAACCCACCCATCCCGAGGCGGATATCGGTGTCGTATTCATCGAAACCGGGGGGTACCTGCCCATGTGCGGCCACGATACGATCGGAGTGTGTACCGCCCTGGTGGAGACGGGAATGGTCGAGGTAGAGGAACCGGTGACCCACATCACCCTGGATACGCCGGCGGGCTTGACCCGGGTCAGGGTGGATGTGGAGGATGGGGTGGCCAAGGCGGTCACCTTCAGAAACATCGCCTCCTTTGTCTTTGCCCGGGACGTGGAAGTCGACGTGCCCGGGCTGGGAAAGATCAAGATGGACGTCTCCTACGGGGGGAATCCTTATGCCATAGTCCCGGCCGCCTCTGCGGGCGTGGAGATCCGCCCCGAGAATGCGGGGAGACTCATTGAAAAGGGCAGAATGATCCGGGACGCCGTCAATGCCCAGGTCAGGATCCAGCACCCGGAAAAGGACTTTGTCAACTCATGCACCCACGTGGAGTTCTACGGGGAGCCGACCGCGGCGGACGCTCATGTCAAGAACGCGGTCTTCTTCGCCGACAGCGGAATCGACCGCTCACCTTGCGGGACGGGCACTTCGGCAAAGGTCGCGACCCTCTATGCCAAAGGCGAATTGAAACTCAACGAGGAATTCGTCCACGAGAGCATCATCGGAAGCCTCTTTAGGGCTAGGGTAGTCGAAGAGACCCGAGTGGGCCCCTACCCTGCCGTGATCCCCGAAGTCACCGGCAGCGCCCACATCACCGGTATCAATCAGCTCCTGATCGACCCGGACGATCCCCATAGAAACGGGTTCCTCCTGGGGTGA
- a CDS encoding amino acid ABC transporter permease, with translation MDLATLTKSLLHLSPYDIWYLLKGAVITLGLSAGAIGIGSCIGAVVGWIRSSRIVKRNPFLWGLTALYVDVIRGTPLLLQVYMVYYAVPPLTGIETSVFFAGIATLALYQGAYVSEAVRSGLEAIDKTQWWGGQSLGMSYFQTLRYVVFPQAIRIMIPPYIGICLGVIKDTSLVSTIGFIELAFSAGIIGRRTLDPLPPWFMAAAIYFVICFPISKFSQRVEARLRKRG, from the coding sequence TTGGATTTGGCAACCCTTACGAAGAGCTTGCTTCACCTGTCGCCCTATGATATATGGTACCTCCTCAAGGGGGCGGTGATTACCCTCGGTCTTTCGGCGGGGGCGATCGGCATAGGCTCTTGCATCGGGGCTGTCGTCGGCTGGATCAGGTCCTCAAGGATCGTAAAGAGAAATCCCTTTCTCTGGGGGCTCACGGCTCTTTACGTAGACGTCATCAGGGGGACTCCTCTCCTCCTGCAGGTCTACATGGTCTACTATGCGGTACCCCCGCTCACGGGAATCGAAACCTCCGTCTTTTTCGCGGGCATTGCCACTCTGGCCTTGTACCAGGGAGCCTATGTGAGCGAGGCGGTCCGATCGGGTCTCGAGGCCATAGACAAGACCCAGTGGTGGGGAGGGCAGAGTCTCGGGATGAGCTACTTTCAGACCCTCCGGTATGTCGTCTTCCCCCAGGCGATAAGGATCATGATTCCTCCCTACATCGGAATATGTCTCGGAGTAATCAAGGACACCTCTCTGGTCTCAACCATAGGGTTTATAGAGCTGGCATTTTCCGCCGGTATCATCGGCCGCAGAACTCTGGATCCTCTTCCTCCCTGGTTCATGGCGGCGGCGATCTATTTTGTGATCTGCTTCCCCATATCCAAGTTCAGCCAGCGGGTCGAAGCCCGACTGAGGAAGAGAGGATGA
- a CDS encoding mandelate racemase/muconate lactonizing enzyme family protein: MKITQIDVYQVTYGYLEGRYAWSGGHSVSSLVSTIVRLSTDEGVKGFGEVCPLGSAYMAAYAQGVPSGIGELAPALIGQDPCQVKAINDIMDSVMVGHNYVKSPVDIACWDILGQVTGLPACTLLGGRYVEDYPLYRPISQQTPEEMAHDVTRFKSEGYGRFQLKVGGDPDEDIRRIRAVLRVLESGDILVADANTGWLMHQAIRVVNGLVGEDLYIEQPCLSLEECLVVRRHTRLPMVIDEVITGVGPLVRAYEQQAMDVINIKLSRVGGLSKAKQIRDLCETLGIVMTLEDSWGGDLTTAAIAHIVGSTRPDFFFTSTDFNSYVDVRLAEDTPTRKDGRLAVPSGSGLGVHVDEKALGKAVLTVK, from the coding sequence ATGAAGATTACACAGATCGATGTCTACCAGGTTACCTATGGGTACCTGGAAGGCAGGTATGCCTGGTCCGGAGGCCATTCGGTCTCCTCCCTGGTGAGTACGATCGTCAGGCTTTCCACCGACGAGGGAGTCAAGGGGTTCGGAGAGGTCTGTCCCCTCGGCTCGGCTTACATGGCTGCCTACGCGCAAGGGGTGCCGAGCGGGATAGGAGAGCTCGCCCCTGCATTGATCGGTCAAGACCCGTGTCAGGTAAAGGCGATCAACGACATCATGGACTCGGTCATGGTGGGCCACAACTACGTCAAGTCGCCCGTCGACATAGCGTGCTGGGATATCCTCGGTCAGGTGACGGGCCTCCCCGCCTGCACTCTCTTGGGGGGGCGGTATGTGGAGGACTATCCACTCTACCGGCCGATCTCCCAGCAGACTCCGGAGGAGATGGCCCATGATGTGACACGGTTCAAGTCCGAGGGGTACGGGCGTTTCCAGCTCAAGGTCGGTGGAGATCCGGACGAGGATATCAGACGGATCCGGGCGGTTCTCAGGGTGCTTGAATCGGGTGACATCCTCGTGGCCGATGCCAACACGGGCTGGCTTATGCACCAGGCTATCCGTGTGGTCAACGGGCTCGTCGGAGAAGACCTCTATATCGAGCAGCCCTGCCTCAGCCTGGAGGAATGCCTCGTCGTTCGGAGGCATACCCGTCTCCCCATGGTCATCGACGAGGTGATTACAGGGGTGGGACCCCTGGTGAGGGCCTATGAACAACAGGCCATGGACGTGATCAACATCAAGCTCTCGAGAGTCGGTGGGCTGAGCAAGGCCAAGCAGATCCGTGACCTCTGTGAGACCCTGGGAATCGTCATGACCCTGGAGGACAGCTGGGGCGGAGACCTGACCACCGCCGCCATAGCCCATATCGTGGGGAGTACCCGGCCCGATTTCTTCTTCACCTCCACGGATTTCAACAGCTATGTGGACGTCCGGTTGGCCGAGGACACACCCACGCGGAAGGACGGAAGGCTGGCCGTTCCCTCAGGCTCGGGTCTCGGAGTCCACGTCGATGAGAAGGCACTCGGCAAGGCGGTGTTGACCGTAAAATAG
- a CDS encoding branched-chain amino acid ABC transporter permease encodes MGIVNILLYFATMMGIYAILALSLNFHYGFSGLVNFGHVAFFAVGAYASALVTMMGAPFLVGVLLAGALAGLLGFIVALPTSKLSIHYWAITTLGIGEIIRLIAVNEEWLTRGSFGIIGIPQPLHGVIPNGLYPLFYLCVVVAFLALTYLVIRKLADSPFGRVLKAVREEDDLALAMGKPVFYFKVEAMTVGAIFAGIAGALFAHYITYISPLDFMPIVTFIIWAMVIVGGRGNALGSVVGAVIIVVFFNSTRFLKDYLPLSGQTVASLRMVAIGVLIILVVLFMRGGLIKEKKRVYRV; translated from the coding sequence ATGGGGATCGTCAATATCCTGCTCTACTTCGCCACCATGATGGGGATATACGCCATTCTCGCCCTGAGCCTCAACTTCCACTACGGATTCTCCGGCCTGGTGAACTTCGGCCATGTCGCCTTCTTCGCCGTGGGAGCCTACGCCTCTGCCCTGGTGACCATGATGGGGGCTCCCTTTCTCGTTGGGGTTCTTCTCGCAGGGGCCCTGGCGGGACTTTTGGGATTCATCGTCGCCTTGCCCACTTCGAAACTCTCCATCCATTACTGGGCCATAACCACCCTGGGGATCGGAGAGATCATCCGGTTGATTGCGGTCAACGAGGAGTGGCTGACCAGGGGCTCTTTCGGCATCATAGGTATCCCCCAGCCCCTGCACGGTGTCATCCCGAACGGCCTCTACCCCCTGTTCTATCTCTGTGTGGTAGTGGCCTTTCTGGCTCTCACGTATCTGGTGATCAGAAAACTCGCAGATTCTCCTTTTGGCAGGGTCTTGAAAGCTGTGAGAGAGGAGGACGATCTCGCCCTGGCCATGGGAAAGCCCGTCTTCTACTTCAAGGTCGAGGCGATGACGGTGGGAGCGATCTTCGCGGGCATAGCCGGAGCCCTGTTCGCCCACTACATCACCTACATCTCCCCTCTCGACTTCATGCCCATCGTGACCTTCATCATCTGGGCGATGGTGATCGTCGGGGGGAGGGGAAATGCTTTGGGCTCGGTTGTCGGCGCGGTTATCATCGTCGTCTTCTTCAACTCCACCCGCTTCCTCAAGGACTATCTGCCCCTCTCGGGGCAGACCGTGGCGAGCTTGAGGATGGTGGCCATTGGCGTGTTGATAATCCTCGTGGTCCTCTTCATGCGGGGGGGGCTCATAAAGGAGAAGAAGAGGGTCTACAGGGTATAG